In Myxococcota bacterium, a single window of DNA contains:
- a CDS encoding Ku protein has product MLRPYWSGEIRLSLVSLPVNVYPALNRSKQIAFHEIHKPTGQRVHHQNVVDGEPVDKEDIVKGYEVSKGEYVLIEPSEIKELKIPSGQTLEITQFVEMDAIDAMYFETPYFVAPDGKRGHDAFAVIREALKACEKIGIGQLAIAGRERLCAIKPYENGLILETLRYEDEIKDIAPYFADIKASKIDKEQLDLAKELIKRKTSPFKPEKFHDHYREALQELIDSKVEHRPLKKVADEKPMGKVINLMDALRKSLKEKAAAPKKKAAHG; this is encoded by the coding sequence GTGCTTAGACCGTATTGGAGTGGCGAAATAAGACTATCTTTAGTCTCCCTGCCGGTGAACGTTTATCCAGCGTTAAACCGATCTAAGCAAATTGCTTTTCATGAAATTCACAAACCTACCGGCCAGCGTGTTCACCATCAAAACGTGGTCGATGGTGAACCGGTTGATAAAGAAGACATTGTCAAAGGCTATGAAGTTTCTAAGGGCGAGTATGTCCTGATTGAACCAAGTGAAATCAAAGAACTCAAGATCCCGTCGGGTCAAACGTTGGAAATTACCCAGTTCGTCGAAATGGACGCCATTGACGCCATGTATTTCGAAACGCCCTATTTTGTCGCCCCAGATGGCAAGCGCGGTCATGATGCCTTTGCCGTCATTCGCGAGGCTTTAAAAGCATGCGAGAAAATAGGCATTGGGCAGCTGGCCATCGCTGGCAGAGAGAGGCTTTGCGCCATCAAGCCCTACGAAAACGGCCTTATTTTGGAAACGCTGCGTTATGAAGATGAAATCAAAGACATCGCACCTTATTTCGCTGATATTAAAGCGAGCAAGATAGACAAAGAACAGCTCGATTTGGCCAAAGAGCTGATTAAGCGTAAGACCTCACCGTTTAAGCCGGAAAAATTCCACGACCATTATCGTGAAGCTTTGCAAGAACTGATAGACTCGAAAGTGGAGCATCGTCCCTTGAAAAAAGTGGCCGATGAAAAGCCCATGGGCAAGGTGATTAATCTGATGGACGCTTTAAGAAAGAGCCTAAAAGAAAAGGCCGCCGCGCCGAAAAAAAAGGCTGCCCATGGCTAA
- a CDS encoding ComEC/Rec2 family competence protein, whose protein sequence is MGFWAWVGSIYPALLLFGGCLAGAYAGFLSSVAAFYFLALCLVFAFACLWVPIKLLRAILVFACAFSLSAALARHHLDGFLERQARIPDGNAALEGVVEEVTPTIFSGKKLMLRADQGFRLKVSLKDGAAMVGVLAGDRVRVHGEVKYLQHAMMPGDFDSYWLGLARGFDGRLSVHNPFRIRVLKAGAEKFFWADVRQSLRERLFVSLSPREAGVLLALMIGDTDFFEDEQKQIYQLVGAGHLLAVSGLQVSCLSFLFFYFFRLILLLIPWVGRLSRARIPAVILTLVAIWMFTGLTGASASAVRAALMSSVALVGLLLRRDASILETFGIAGFVTVLLAPQSVFDPSFLLSYLAIFGLLLSGPLTAGVMTLPLSAYYFGAVALGGLLANLILVPIAVFLQTPAIFLAVIGMLKPAASLAGALEALCEALGDYVGGLVGLTPPTAFQATGLIFAIALLVKRYWKLGLVACLLVLVPSVLARQEGVLITVLPVGQGDASYFEFPDGRNMVIDGGPRETYLYNFLRRKGVRKLDVLALSHPDADHIVGLFEVVKNLEVGEIWHSGFDARHPLMARLLDLARVRGCKVRAVNDLHGEHHFGQAVVTVLYPAPSMISESTNNNSMVLKVAFGATSALWPGDLESIAEQRADPTWQADVLKAPHHGSKSSSSEHLVQQVRPRHVIFCTQAQNQFGFPHESVKKRWELASAKTWDTGSQGQLQISLTGSAVIVQPYLL, encoded by the coding sequence TTGGGCTTTTGGGCATGGGTTGGTAGCATTTACCCTGCGCTTTTATTGTTCGGCGGGTGTTTAGCCGGCGCTTATGCAGGCTTTTTGTCGTCTGTTGCAGCTTTTTATTTCTTGGCGCTTTGTTTGGTGTTTGCTTTTGCCTGTTTATGGGTGCCGATTAAATTGCTGCGGGCTATATTGGTATTTGCTTGCGCGTTTTCGCTTTCTGCCGCGCTGGCGAGGCATCATTTGGATGGATTTTTGGAGCGCCAGGCGCGTATTCCTGACGGCAATGCCGCGCTTGAAGGCGTGGTTGAGGAAGTCACGCCGACTATTTTTTCCGGCAAAAAGTTAATGCTGCGCGCCGATCAGGGGTTTCGGCTCAAGGTCTCGCTGAAAGATGGCGCAGCGATGGTGGGCGTTTTGGCCGGGGATCGGGTTCGCGTTCATGGCGAAGTGAAATACTTGCAACATGCCATGATGCCGGGGGATTTTGACAGTTATTGGCTGGGGCTTGCGCGGGGCTTTGATGGGCGGCTTTCTGTACATAACCCGTTTCGGATTCGGGTTTTAAAAGCGGGCGCTGAAAAGTTTTTTTGGGCAGATGTCCGCCAGAGCTTGAGGGAGCGCTTGTTTGTTTCTTTAAGCCCTCGAGAGGCCGGCGTTTTACTCGCCTTGATGATTGGAGATACCGATTTTTTTGAGGACGAGCAAAAGCAGATTTATCAGCTGGTGGGGGCTGGGCATTTGTTGGCAGTTAGCGGCTTGCAAGTGAGTTGTCTCTCGTTTTTGTTTTTTTACTTTTTTAGGCTGATACTACTGTTGATACCGTGGGTGGGCAGACTTTCTCGGGCGCGCATTCCGGCGGTGATTCTGACGCTGGTGGCTATTTGGATGTTTACCGGGCTGACGGGTGCTTCTGCTTCGGCGGTGCGGGCGGCGTTGATGAGTTCGGTGGCGCTGGTCGGACTGCTCCTGCGAAGAGACGCTTCCATCTTGGAGACTTTTGGCATTGCGGGGTTTGTGACTGTGTTGCTGGCGCCGCAGTCTGTGTTTGATCCAAGCTTTTTGCTGTCGTACTTGGCGATTTTTGGGTTGTTGCTTTCGGGTCCGCTGACAGCTGGGGTGATGACGCTGCCTCTCAGCGCTTATTATTTTGGTGCGGTCGCGTTGGGCGGGCTTTTGGCTAACTTGATTCTGGTGCCCATTGCGGTTTTTTTGCAGACGCCAGCGATTTTTTTAGCGGTGATTGGCATGCTTAAGCCTGCGGCGAGTCTTGCGGGGGCACTCGAAGCACTTTGTGAAGCCTTGGGCGATTATGTTGGCGGGCTTGTAGGGTTGACGCCCCCCACTGCTTTTCAGGCGACCGGGCTTATTTTTGCCATAGCGCTTTTGGTGAAGAGATATTGGAAGCTTGGGCTGGTGGCGTGTTTGTTGGTGTTGGTCCCCTCTGTTTTGGCAAGACAGGAAGGGGTTTTGATCACCGTCTTACCTGTGGGGCAGGGGGATGCAAGCTATTTTGAATTTCCAGATGGCCGAAATATGGTCATCGACGGCGGTCCGCGCGAAACGTATCTGTATAATTTTTTGAGGCGAAAGGGCGTTCGGAAGTTGGACGTTCTCGCTTTGTCGCATCCGGATGCTGATCACATTGTCGGGTTATTCGAAGTGGTCAAAAATTTGGAAGTTGGCGAGATTTGGCATAGCGGTTTTGATGCAAGGCACCCGTTGATGGCGCGGCTGCTCGATTTGGCACGTGTCCGAGGATGCAAAGTAAGAGCAGTAAATGATTTGCATGGCGAGCATCACTTCGGGCAGGCAGTGGTGACGGTTTTATATCCGGCACCGTCTATGATTTCTGAGAGCACTAATAATAATAGTATGGTGCTCAAGGTGGCTTTCGGTGCAACCAGTGCGCTTTGGCCAGGCGATTTGGAGAGCATTGCAGAGCAGCGGGCGGATCCAACTTGGCAAGCAGACGTATTAAAAGCACCGCATCATGGCTCTAAGAGCTCGTCTTCGGAACATCTCGTTCAGCAAGTCAGACCACGGCATGTGATCTTTTGTACGCAGGCTCAAAATCAGTTTGGCTTTCCCCATGAGAGTGTCAAAAAGCGTTGGGAGCTTGCCAGCGCGAAGACTTGGGATACCGGATCTCAGGGCCAGCTCCAGATTTCTTTGACGGGTTCGGCTGTAATTGTGCAGCCTTATCTGTTATGA
- a CDS encoding serine/threonine-protein kinase — translation MKQYALVRKIATGGMAEVFLAHNAQKKAVVIKRILPHLASDLEYVKMFQNEFGILSKLRHPHIVRVMEVHHDYAVMEYLEGQDWRSISQYPISQKVLIALFVKALEVLAYVHDLGIIHRDISPQNWMLTLGGDVKLLDFGISKMENQTNHTATGVLKGKYGYMSPEQAAGEKISCLSDIFSMGVILFEFCTQSRLFKRSNDLLTLKSILACEVEVPAHIPAALGDILKQALAKDQDRRFQSCEEFRTALLDYGRENRLIASQMEVVDFVNRLPRLNNRVLFEATQASLPQKNLYFMGVLALAFGLLGMGW, via the coding sequence GTGAAACAATATGCTCTGGTCAGAAAAATTGCTACTGGTGGGATGGCGGAAGTTTTTCTGGCACATAATGCGCAGAAAAAAGCCGTCGTTATTAAGCGTATCTTGCCGCATTTGGCATCAGATTTAGAATACGTTAAAATGTTCCAGAACGAATTTGGTATTTTGTCTAAATTAAGACACCCGCATATCGTTAGGGTGATGGAAGTGCACCATGATTATGCGGTGATGGAGTACCTGGAAGGACAAGATTGGCGTTCCATTTCGCAATATCCGATTTCCCAAAAAGTGTTAATCGCGCTGTTTGTGAAGGCTTTGGAAGTGCTGGCGTATGTTCATGATTTGGGGATTATTCACCGGGACATTTCGCCCCAGAACTGGATGTTGACGCTGGGTGGCGATGTGAAGCTTTTGGATTTTGGTATTTCAAAAATGGAGAACCAGACCAACCATACGGCCACCGGGGTGTTGAAAGGCAAGTACGGGTACATGTCGCCTGAGCAGGCGGCGGGTGAGAAGATATCGTGCCTAAGCGACATTTTTTCCATGGGCGTTATCTTGTTTGAGTTTTGCACGCAGAGCAGGCTGTTTAAGCGCTCCAATGATTTGCTGACGTTGAAATCGATTTTGGCGTGCGAGGTTGAGGTACCGGCGCATATTCCTGCGGCCTTGGGCGATATTTTAAAACAGGCGCTGGCCAAAGATCAGGACAGACGCTTTCAAAGTTGTGAGGAATTTAGAACGGCGCTTTTGGATTATGGCCGGGAGAATCGGCTGATTGCTTCTCAGATGGAAGTGGTGGATTTTGTAAACAGGCTACCGAGGCTGAATAACCGGGTTTTATTTGAAGCGACTCAGGCGAGTCTTCCGCAAAAGAACCTGTATTTCATGGGCGTGCTAGCTTTAGCTTTTGGGCTTTTGGGCATGGGTTGGTAG
- a CDS encoding prephenate dehydratase domain-containing protein, translating into MEKLDHVRHKIDEIDSQIIDLLAERLTLVKEVGHIKQLVHKNLQDLQREHQQLDALTNQGVQKGLSHAMVHAIYKIIFEHSLAAQHTGVRCLVAYQGTTGAYSSIAAKRYFKDQAHLQLLGCETFLETLLSVQKNRADFAVVPVENSITGSIHEVLDLLPEMNLAVLGEIQQPISHCLLGIPGAKIDQIRRIYSHPQALMQCAGFIDSLGDNLAQRYTDTAMAAEKIKTDADPQQAAIASSEAANIFGLQILKSDIADQGNNQTRFVILGKK; encoded by the coding sequence ATGGAAAAGTTAGACCACGTTCGCCATAAAATCGACGAAATCGATTCACAAATTATCGATCTATTGGCGGAGCGTTTGACGCTGGTCAAAGAAGTGGGCCATATCAAACAGCTGGTCCATAAAAATCTGCAAGATCTGCAGCGTGAACATCAGCAACTCGATGCGCTAACCAACCAGGGCGTTCAAAAAGGCCTATCGCATGCCATGGTTCATGCAATCTACAAAATCATTTTCGAACATTCTCTCGCCGCCCAGCACACAGGTGTGCGATGTCTGGTTGCCTATCAAGGAACTACTGGCGCCTACAGCAGCATCGCCGCAAAACGTTATTTCAAAGACCAAGCACATTTGCAGCTGCTGGGATGCGAAACGTTTTTGGAGACGCTCCTGTCCGTGCAAAAAAACAGAGCTGACTTTGCGGTGGTGCCCGTAGAAAACTCCATCACGGGCTCAATTCATGAAGTGCTCGATTTGCTGCCAGAAATGAACCTAGCCGTCTTAGGCGAAATTCAGCAACCGATCTCACATTGCCTGCTGGGCATTCCCGGCGCAAAAATCGATCAAATCCGGCGCATCTACTCCCACCCGCAAGCGCTCATGCAGTGTGCCGGCTTTATCGATTCGCTTGGGGATAACCTGGCGCAAAGATACACAGACACAGCCATGGCTGCTGAGAAAATTAAAACGGACGCTGATCCACAGCAAGCCGCCATCGCCAGCAGCGAGGCAGCAAACATCTTTGGCCTACAAATCCTAAAGAGCGACATTGCCGATCAAGGCAACAATCAAACGCGATTTGTGATATTAGGCAAGAAATGA
- the aroA gene encoding 3-phosphoshikimate 1-carboxyvinyltransferase codes for MNVLQGSPVIPGDKSISHRALIFGALAKGQTKIRGLLRSEDVHSTLNGLKAMGVSIEDNGEEVIVHGQGLGGLKSPSKAINCGNSGTTMRLFMGILAAQNFSSILIGDRSLSKRPMNRVAIPLKQMGGHISLTESNHAPVQIHPASLHAIDYRLEIASAQVKSAIMLAALFCRGTTRLSGLTQSRDHTERMLQLFGVTIGVTDEQVISIEGGQELSGCNIDVPGDPSTAAFLIAAACLVPGSNIELKNVSLNPTRLGFIGALRSMGAQIKIVPTNEGPEPSGTITASYSQLQSIHLHEQAIPALIDEIPILAVVCSQANGISEIRGASELRVKESDRLEAIAQNLKSMGAQIDVFSDGFKIRGPQKLKGALIQSHDDHRIAMAFHIAGLVAQGNTQIDHPECVNISYPQFYDTLRDLCL; via the coding sequence ATGAACGTGCTCCAAGGCAGTCCAGTCATTCCTGGCGATAAGTCTATCTCCCACCGAGCACTCATTTTTGGCGCCCTTGCCAAAGGTCAAACCAAAATCCGTGGCCTTTTGCGTAGTGAAGATGTGCATTCAACCTTAAACGGCCTTAAAGCGATGGGCGTTTCCATTGAAGATAATGGCGAAGAAGTCATCGTTCATGGTCAAGGCCTCGGCGGACTGAAATCGCCCAGCAAAGCCATCAACTGCGGCAACTCCGGCACCACCATGCGTCTATTCATGGGTATTTTAGCCGCTCAAAATTTCAGCAGCATCCTCATTGGGGACAGATCTTTATCCAAAAGACCGATGAATCGAGTGGCGATTCCGCTTAAACAAATGGGCGGTCATATATCTTTAACTGAAAGCAATCATGCCCCGGTACAGATACATCCGGCGTCTTTGCATGCCATCGACTACCGGCTAGAAATCGCCAGCGCGCAGGTGAAATCGGCCATTATGCTGGCGGCGCTATTTTGCCGCGGAACCACCAGACTCAGCGGTCTAACGCAAAGTCGCGATCATACAGAACGCATGCTGCAATTGTTTGGCGTTACCATTGGGGTGACTGACGAGCAGGTGATTTCCATTGAAGGCGGCCAAGAACTTTCGGGTTGCAACATCGACGTTCCGGGCGATCCATCAACAGCAGCCTTTCTGATAGCAGCAGCTTGCTTGGTGCCAGGCTCAAACATCGAGCTCAAAAACGTCTCGCTCAATCCAACCCGTTTAGGCTTTATAGGCGCCCTGCGCTCAATGGGCGCGCAAATCAAAATCGTCCCCACAAATGAAGGACCTGAACCAAGCGGCACCATCACAGCATCTTACTCACAGCTGCAATCGATTCACTTGCACGAACAAGCCATCCCGGCCTTAATAGACGAGATACCCATTTTAGCCGTCGTTTGCTCTCAGGCAAATGGCATTAGCGAAATCCGAGGCGCCAGCGAACTGCGCGTGAAAGAAAGCGACCGCCTGGAAGCCATCGCGCAAAATCTAAAAAGCATGGGCGCGCAAATCGACGTATTTTCCGATGGCTTTAAAATTAGAGGCCCTCAAAAATTAAAAGGGGCACTGATACAATCCCATGACGACCACCGCATCGCTATGGCATTTCACATCGCGGGCCTCGTTGCCCAGGGGAACACTCAAATCGACCATCCTGAGTGCGTCAATATCTCCTATCCACAGTTTTACGACACGCTCAGAGACCTATGCTTATGA
- a CDS encoding 3-deoxy-7-phosphoheptulonate synthase class II — MLMNWTPNSWRSKRISQMPTYPDLIKLAEIEKRLSVYPPLVFAGEAQRLKARMAKVAIGEAFLLHGGDCAESFADLNTKTLSDNFRILLQMAVILTFSLKKHVVKLGRTAGQFAKPRSSDMESRDGLTLPSYRGDIINGFAFTESSRTPDPARMERAYFHSAASLNLLRAFAQGGFANLEKVHAWNLDFVQQSAQGESYESVTNKVQESMSFMNALGINGQNYSQIREIEFYTSHEALLLPYEEALTRQDTDSEAGNWYDCSAHMLWVGERTRQLDSAHIEFLRGISNPIGLKVSSQLPENDLIKLIDILNPKNELGRLTLITRFGHQKIQDALPKLIQRVSAEGKNVIWCCDPMHGNTLTASNGYKTRNFQHVLTEAQHFIAIHQNEGTYAGGVHFEMTGGNVVECVGGDQEIEEKHLESGFYETLCDPRLNAYQALELAFKLIA, encoded by the coding sequence ATGCTTATGAACTGGACACCCAATAGTTGGAGAAGCAAGCGCATTTCCCAGATGCCTACCTATCCAGATCTAATCAAGCTGGCCGAAATCGAAAAACGGTTGTCGGTATACCCACCCTTGGTATTTGCAGGCGAAGCACAGCGCCTGAAGGCGCGCATGGCTAAAGTCGCCATTGGTGAGGCATTTTTGCTCCACGGTGGAGACTGCGCCGAGAGTTTTGCCGATCTCAACACCAAAACACTCAGTGATAATTTTCGCATCCTTTTGCAAATGGCCGTGATCTTAACTTTCTCTCTGAAAAAGCACGTGGTCAAGCTCGGGAGAACTGCGGGCCAATTTGCCAAGCCCAGATCGAGTGACATGGAATCGCGTGATGGGCTTACCCTGCCATCTTATCGCGGCGATATTATTAACGGATTCGCCTTCACCGAAAGTTCACGAACGCCAGATCCAGCCCGCATGGAACGCGCTTACTTCCACTCCGCCGCGAGCCTCAATTTGCTGCGCGCATTCGCACAGGGCGGATTTGCCAATCTCGAAAAAGTTCACGCGTGGAATTTAGACTTCGTTCAACAAAGCGCTCAAGGCGAAAGCTATGAGAGCGTTACCAACAAAGTTCAAGAATCCATGAGCTTCATGAACGCCCTGGGCATTAACGGCCAAAACTACAGTCAAATTCGAGAGATCGAGTTTTACACCTCACACGAAGCTTTACTATTACCTTATGAAGAGGCCCTCACCCGGCAAGACACCGATTCAGAAGCAGGCAATTGGTATGACTGCTCGGCTCACATGTTGTGGGTTGGAGAGCGCACGCGGCAACTCGACAGCGCACACATTGAGTTTTTAAGAGGCATCTCAAATCCCATCGGACTTAAAGTAAGTTCTCAGTTGCCCGAAAATGATCTGATCAAGTTGATCGATATCTTAAACCCCAAAAACGAATTGGGACGCCTAACCCTGATCACCCGATTTGGGCATCAAAAAATACAAGATGCACTGCCTAAGCTAATCCAGCGGGTGAGCGCTGAAGGCAAAAACGTGATCTGGTGCTGTGATCCCATGCATGGCAATACTTTGACCGCTTCTAACGGTTATAAAACGCGCAATTTTCAGCATGTTTTAACGGAAGCACAGCACTTCATCGCGATCCATCAAAATGAAGGAACGTATGCCGGCGGTGTACATTTTGAAATGACTGGTGGAAACGTCGTGGAGTGCGTTGGTGGCGATCAGGAAATCGAAGAAAAACACCTAGAAAGTGGGTTTTATGAAACGCTTTGCGATCCTAGACTGAATGCATACCAGGCATTAGAATTAGCTTTTAAACTGATCGCGTAA
- the dnaA gene encoding chromosomal replication initiator protein DnaA, whose protein sequence is MRLMVAIREFETQPIDLFGETLQSLKRRLSLFVWQGFFEPLSFVSLDQNTLTVAAPSSFHRDWVQNHYLTELQETVCRVYGRPLDIKVIEGKDEQKTLRPPSFDSLPSLSPTMSNSISPLKAALTASEHAQAPMVFESVSLNPTHTFDAFVPGPSNNMGFAACHAVAEQPGAQYSPLFLFGPVGIGKTHLIQAIGLYALSKNPNTKILYMTAEQWVNAYIMAIREKRFDAFRKKFRTDCDILLIDDIQFLAGKDASQDEFFHTFNSLHQAHKQIVVTSDKYPHEIEGLEERLQTRLSWGLIADIRPPEIETRIAILHKKAESCGIKLPHDVAHYLAAQVTTSVRELEGALLRLSAFLSVTKSEISLAATKEYLSPVFRRSAGALSSEKICEHVAAYYDLKPIELKGQSRQRQVSLARQIAMALCRNMMAFSMPEIGRIFGGRDHTTVLSSLRKIDEMRETDISIQTVLSRLEKSLIESC, encoded by the coding sequence ATGAGACTTATGGTAGCGATCCGAGAATTTGAAACCCAACCGATAGATCTATTTGGCGAAACGTTGCAGTCGCTTAAACGTCGCCTAAGTCTATTTGTATGGCAGGGCTTTTTTGAGCCTTTGTCGTTTGTTTCATTGGATCAAAATACTTTAACCGTCGCTGCCCCATCTTCATTCCATCGGGATTGGGTACAGAACCATTATTTAACTGAATTACAAGAAACCGTTTGCCGTGTTTATGGCCGGCCTTTAGATATTAAAGTGATCGAAGGCAAGGATGAGCAAAAGACTCTACGTCCGCCATCCTTTGACTCCCTACCATCTCTTTCTCCAACAATGTCTAACTCCATCAGCCCTCTGAAAGCAGCTTTAACGGCTTCAGAGCATGCTCAAGCGCCGATGGTTTTTGAATCGGTTAGCTTAAACCCAACCCACACTTTTGATGCGTTCGTGCCAGGCCCGTCCAACAACATGGGCTTTGCCGCCTGTCATGCAGTCGCAGAACAGCCTGGCGCTCAATATAGCCCTCTGTTTTTGTTCGGACCGGTGGGCATTGGTAAAACCCATTTAATTCAAGCCATCGGCCTTTATGCGCTGAGCAAAAACCCTAACACCAAGATTTTGTACATGACCGCTGAACAATGGGTCAATGCATATATCATGGCGATCAGGGAAAAGCGCTTTGATGCTTTTAGAAAGAAGTTCAGAACTGATTGCGATATTTTATTAATCGATGACATTCAGTTTTTGGCAGGTAAAGACGCAAGCCAGGATGAATTCTTCCATACTTTCAACAGCCTTCATCAGGCCCATAAGCAAATTGTGGTCACGTCGGACAAGTATCCACATGAAATCGAAGGCTTAGAAGAAAGGCTGCAGACGCGCCTATCTTGGGGCCTTATTGCTGATATCAGGCCGCCTGAAATCGAAACACGCATCGCCATTTTGCATAAAAAGGCTGAGTCTTGCGGCATTAAATTGCCTCATGATGTCGCGCATTACTTGGCCGCTCAAGTGACCACTTCGGTTCGTGAACTTGAAGGCGCTTTGCTGCGCTTGTCAGCGTTTCTTTCGGTAACCAAGTCTGAGATCTCTTTGGCCGCTACCAAAGAATACCTATCTCCTGTGTTCAGACGCAGTGCGGGTGCTTTAAGCTCCGAAAAAATCTGTGAGCATGTGGCGGCTTATTACGATCTCAAGCCCATTGAGCTCAAAGGTCAGTCTCGTCAGCGCCAAGTCTCATTGGCTAGACAAATTGCCATGGCTTTGTGCCGTAACATGATGGCATTTAGCATGCCAGAAATCGGCCGCATTTTCGGCGGGCGTGATCACACCACCGTGTTGTCATCGCTTCGAAAGATCGACGAGATGCGTGAAACAGACATTAGCATCCAGACAGTTTTGTCTCGCCTCGAGAAAAGTTTGATTGAGTCCTGCTAA